The following coding sequences are from one Cervus canadensis isolate Bull #8, Minnesota chromosome 4, ASM1932006v1, whole genome shotgun sequence window:
- the ZCCHC9 gene encoding zinc finger CCHC domain-containing protein 9, translating to MTRWARVATTQNKRPFPATSWEDMKKGSSEGQSQNLPKSKQLEANRLSLKNDAPQAKHKKNKKKKEYLNEDVNGFMEYLRQNSQMLHNGEVIAKDSQKVREEIEVALKKDSRREGRRLKRQAAKKNAMVCFHCRQPGHGIADCPAALENQEMGTGICYRCGSTEHEITKCKAKVDPALGEFPFAKCFVCGEMGHLSRSCADNPKGLYADGGGCRLCGSVEHLKKDCPESQNSDRMVTVGRWAKGMSADYEEILDVPKPQKPKTKIPKVVNF from the exons ATGACCAGGTGGGCACGAGTCGCTACCACACAGAACAAAAGACCCTTTCCTGCAACATCATGGGAGGACATGAAGAAGGGGTCCTCTGAGGGACAAAGCCAGAATCTTCCAAAGAGTAAACAACTTGAAGCCAATAGGCTGTCCCTTAAAAATGATGCCCCCcaagcaaaacacaaaaagaataaaaagaaaaaggagtatTTAAATGAAGATGTGAATGGATTCATGGAATATTTAAGACAAAACTCACAGATGCTTCACAATGGTGAGGTGATAGCAAAAGACAGTCAGAAAGTAAGGGAAGAAATTGAAGTTGCTTTAAAGAAAGACAGTCGCCGGGAAGGAAGACGATTAAAAAGACAAGCAGCAAAGAAAAATGCAATG GTTTGTTTCCATTGTAGACAACCTGGCCATGGGATTGCAGATTGCCCTGCTGCCCTTGAGAATCAAGAAATGGGCACGGGAATTTGTTACAGGTGTGGATCCACAGAGCATGAAATAACCAAGTGCAAGGCTAAAGTAGACCCAGCTCTtg GTGAATTTCCTTTTGCAAAATGTTTTGTTTGTGGGGAAATGGGGCATCTGTCCAGATCTTGTGCTGATAATCCCAAAGGACTCTATGCTGATG GTGGTGGCTGCAGACTTTGTGGCTCTGTGGAACATTTGAAGAAAGATTGTCCCGAAAGTCAGAATTCAG ATCGAATGGTCACAGTTGGTCGCTGGGCAAAGGGAATGAGTGCAGACTATGAAGAAATTTTGGATGTGCCTAAACCAcagaaacccaaaacaaaaatacCTAAAGTTGTTAATTTTTGA